One genomic segment of Pseudomonadota bacterium includes these proteins:
- a CDS encoding IlvD/Edd family dehydratase codes for MGSDSTTRIQPQRRFRSRDWFDDPKHLDMVALYLERFMNYGLTAEELLSGKPIIGIAQTGGDLTPCNRIHMDTVKRVREGIRDAGGVPMEFPLHPIFENCRRPTAALDRNLAYLGLVEILHGYPIDAVVLTTGCDKTTPAQIMAASTVDIPAIVLSGGPMLDGWNEGELVGSGTVIWRSRRKLAAGQIDEKQFLAAAAASAPSLGHCNTMGTASTMNAVAEVLGLSLPGCAAIPAPYRERGQISYETGRRIVELAYEDLRPSKILTRQSFLNAITAIAAIGGSTNAQPHLVAMARHAGIEITPDDWMKYGRDIPLIVNMQPAGKYLGERFHRAGGVPAVLTELLRVGKIDGQALTVTGRSLAENVAGRIASDRDVITTYEKPVQEKAGFLVLKGNLFDFAIMKTSVISPEFRQRYLGNGDSFECRAVVFDGSTDYHERINDPALGIDENTILVIRGSGPLGWPGSAEVVNMQPPDALIKRGIMSLPTLGDGRQSGTSDSPSILNCSPESAAGGGLAWLRTGDRIRIDLAAGSCDMLVAADEIARRKSEGLPPVPESATPWQELYRSTVGQLDSGAVMEMAVKYRGVAKKTPRHNH; via the coding sequence ATGGGATCTGACTCCACCACGCGGATCCAGCCGCAGCGCCGTTTTCGTTCGCGCGACTGGTTCGACGATCCGAAGCACCTCGACATGGTCGCGCTGTATCTCGAGCGCTTCATGAACTACGGCCTCACGGCCGAAGAACTGCTGTCGGGCAAACCCATCATCGGCATCGCGCAAACCGGCGGCGATCTCACGCCCTGCAATCGCATCCACATGGACACCGTGAAGCGCGTGCGCGAGGGCATCCGCGATGCCGGCGGCGTGCCGATGGAATTCCCGTTGCACCCGATCTTCGAGAACTGCCGCCGTCCGACCGCGGCGCTCGACCGCAACCTCGCCTATCTCGGGCTGGTCGAGATCCTGCATGGTTATCCGATCGACGCGGTCGTGCTAACTACCGGCTGCGACAAGACCACGCCGGCGCAGATCATGGCCGCCTCGACCGTCGACATCCCGGCGATCGTCCTGTCGGGTGGCCCGATGCTCGACGGCTGGAACGAGGGCGAACTGGTCGGTTCCGGCACGGTCATCTGGCGTTCCCGGCGCAAACTCGCCGCGGGCCAGATCGACGAAAAGCAGTTTCTCGCCGCCGCCGCCGCCTCGGCGCCGTCGCTCGGCCACTGCAACACCATGGGTACCGCGTCGACGATGAACGCGGTCGCGGAGGTGCTCGGGCTGTCTCTGCCGGGTTGCGCGGCGATTCCCGCGCCGTATCGCGAGCGCGGCCAGATCTCGTATGAAACCGGGCGACGCATCGTCGAGCTGGCCTACGAAGACCTGCGGCCTTCGAAAATCCTCACGCGCCAGTCGTTTCTCAATGCGATCACGGCGATCGCGGCCATTGGTGGTTCTACCAATGCGCAGCCGCACCTGGTCGCGATGGCGCGCCACGCGGGCATCGAAATCACTCCCGACGACTGGATGAAATATGGGCGTGACATACCGCTGATCGTGAACATGCAGCCGGCCGGCAAGTACCTGGGCGAACGTTTTCATCGCGCGGGCGGCGTCCCCGCCGTGCTGACCGAGTTGTTGCGGGTCGGAAAGATCGATGGACAGGCTCTGACCGTGACCGGCCGTTCGCTGGCGGAAAACGTCGCCGGGCGCATCGCGAGCGACCGCGACGTGATCACGACCTATGAAAAGCCGGTACAGGAAAAGGCCGGGTTCCTGGTACTGAAGGGAAACCTGTTCGATTTCGCGATCATGAAGACCAGCGTCATCTCCCCGGAATTCCGCCAGCGTTACCTCGGCAACGGCGACAGCTTCGAATGCCGCGCCGTGGTATTCGACGGCTCGACCGACTATCACGAGCGCATCAACGACCCGGCGCTCGGCATCGACGAGAACACGATCCTGGTGATCCGCGGCTCGGGGCCGCTGGGCTGGCCGGGCTCCGCCGAGGTCGTCAACATGCAACCGCCGGACGCGCTGATCAAACGCGGCATCATGAGCCTGCCGACCCTGGGCGACGGCCGGCAATCCGGAACTTCCGACAGCCCGTCGATTCTCAATTGTTCTCCGGAAAGCGCGGCGGGCGGCGGACTCGCCTGGTTGCGCACCGGCGACCGGATCCGCATCGATCTGGCCGCGGGTAGTTGTGACATGCTGGTGGCCGCCGATGAGATCGCGCGACGCAAGAGCGAAGGGCTGCCACCCGTGCCGGAGAGCGCGACCCCGTGGCAGGAGCTGTATCGCTCGACCGTCGGGCAGCTCGACAGCGGAGCCGTCATGGAAATGGCGGTGAAGTATCGTGGCGTCGCGAAAAAGACGCCCCGCCACAACCACTAG
- a CDS encoding SMP-30/gluconolactonase/LRE family protein — MSEVECVWPVGALLGEGPVWSASERAVWFVDIKAPAIHRFDPASGEQRTWPAPARVGFVLPTDKGWLIAGLKTGLHRFNPETGNFTLLHVVEPHAPNNRLNDGFVDAEGFLWFGSMDDNEEEPSGALYQLGDTGCVTRDPGYVVSNGPAQSPDGRVLYHTDTLAGIIYAFDRARAGALTNKRVFARLPQGGGYPDGPCVDAEGCLWTGIFGGWGLQRYSPTGELLHTLRLPCSAVTKAAFGGDDLRTLYITTAHVALNAAERQQQPLAGGLFRTRVDVPGLPQGIVSHGI, encoded by the coding sequence ATGTCCGAAGTCGAGTGCGTTTGGCCCGTGGGTGCGTTGCTCGGCGAAGGACCCGTCTGGTCCGCGAGCGAACGAGCCGTCTGGTTCGTCGACATCAAGGCGCCCGCCATCCACCGTTTCGATCCAGCCAGCGGCGAGCAACGCACGTGGCCCGCGCCGGCACGTGTCGGGTTCGTACTGCCGACCGACAAGGGCTGGCTGATCGCCGGCCTCAAGACCGGGTTGCACCGCTTCAATCCGGAAACCGGCAATTTCACCCTGCTGCACGTGGTCGAGCCGCACGCTCCCAACAACCGGCTCAACGACGGGTTCGTCGACGCCGAAGGTTTTCTGTGGTTCGGTTCGATGGACGACAACGAAGAAGAGCCGAGCGGCGCGCTCTACCAGCTCGGCGACACCGGCTGCGTGACCCGCGATCCCGGTTACGTCGTCTCGAACGGACCAGCGCAGAGTCCCGACGGGCGCGTGCTGTATCACACGGATACGCTGGCCGGCATCATCTATGCCTTCGATCGCGCGCGCGCCGGTGCGCTGACGAACAAGCGTGTATTCGCGCGTCTGCCGCAGGGCGGCGGATATCCCGATGGCCCGTGCGTCGACGCCGAAGGGTGCCTCTGGACCGGAATATTTGGCGGGTGGGGCCTGCAGCGTTATTCACCCACGGGTGAACTGCTGCACACGCTGCGCCTGCCCTGCTCCGCCGTCACCAAGGCCGCTTTCGGCGGCGACGATCTCAGGACTTTGTACATCACCACGGCGCACGTCGCGCTCAACGCGGCGGAACGCCAGCAGCAGCCGCTCGCGGGCGGGCTGTTCCGCACGCGCGTCGACGTTCCCGGACTGCCTCAAGGAATCGTTTCTCATGGGATCTGA
- a CDS encoding SDR family oxidoreductase, giving the protein MTHAVYPSLAHKTVVITGGGSGIGEVMVEGFARQKSKVFFLDVAESESNALAARLGGAAQFLKCDLTDIDALRACFAAIEAKAGPVSVLVNNAANDDRHKFEQVTPAYWDQRIAVNLRHIFFSAQCVTAGMKKNGGGSIINLGSVSWHAAIPDLPIYETAKAGIEGLTRALARDLGEANIRVNCVVPGAIRTPRQMKLWHTPEEEAKILAQQCLKSRVDPVHVTAMVLFLASDDARMCTAHNYWVDGGYQ; this is encoded by the coding sequence ATGACGCACGCTGTTTATCCATCGCTCGCCCACAAGACCGTCGTGATCACCGGAGGCGGCTCGGGCATCGGCGAAGTGATGGTCGAGGGATTCGCGCGGCAGAAATCGAAGGTGTTCTTCCTCGACGTGGCGGAAAGCGAATCGAATGCCCTGGCCGCACGGCTGGGCGGCGCGGCACAGTTCCTGAAGTGCGACCTCACGGACATCGATGCGCTGCGCGCGTGTTTCGCGGCGATCGAAGCCAAGGCCGGCCCGGTATCCGTACTGGTCAACAACGCGGCGAACGACGACCGGCACAAATTCGAGCAGGTCACGCCCGCATATTGGGATCAGCGCATTGCGGTGAACCTGCGGCACATCTTTTTCAGTGCCCAGTGTGTGACCGCGGGCATGAAGAAAAATGGCGGCGGATCAATCATCAACCTGGGCTCGGTGTCGTGGCATGCGGCGATTCCCGACCTGCCGATCTACGAGACGGCAAAGGCCGGCATCGAAGGCCTCACGCGCGCGTTGGCCCGCGATCTCGGCGAGGCGAATATCCGCGTCAATTGCGTGGTGCCCGGCGCGATCCGCACGCCGCGGCAGATGAAGCTCTGGCATACGCCCGAAGAAGAAGCCAAGATTCTCGCCCAGCAGTGCCTCAAGTCGCGCGTGGACCCGGTTCACGTGACGGCGATGGTGCTGTTCCTGGCCTCCGACGACGCGCGCATGTGTACGGCGCACAATTACTGGGTCGACGGCGGATATCAATAA
- a CDS encoding aldehyde dehydrogenase family protein, translating into MSDTKQLSHYIDGQWVAGPAASDSLNPSDTRDIVAKVPGGDKTTVHAAVSAAKAAFPAWANASPEVRSDLLDKVGTLIMARADDLGRLLSREEGKTLPEGKGEVMRAARIFKFFAGEALRRHGVTVDSTRPGVAVETYREPLGVFGLITPWNFPIAIPAWKAAPALAFGNTVVMKPASLTPATAHALTEIIHEAGFPKGVFNLILGGGSMGGALVEHPDVAGVSFTGGQGTGATVAKGAMSHNARVQLEMGGKNPLVVLDDCDLDRAVQCALDGGFFATGQRCTASSRIIVTQNIHDKFVEALAARVKALKVGNALAADTQMGPLASDAQLATTLSYIDIATKEGGRKVVGGEALKLDQPGYYVSPALIVDTQLDMRINCEEVFGPVASTLRVKDYDEALAAANAGEFGLSAGIMTSSLKYARHFVRNVRAGMTMTNLPTAGVDYHVPFGGTRKSSFGPREQGFAAVEFYTQVKTSYTWA; encoded by the coding sequence ATGAGCGATACAAAACAACTTTCCCACTACATCGACGGGCAATGGGTGGCGGGTCCCGCCGCGTCGGACAGCCTCAACCCGTCCGACACGCGTGACATCGTCGCCAAGGTTCCTGGCGGCGACAAGACCACGGTGCATGCCGCCGTTTCGGCCGCGAAGGCGGCTTTTCCGGCGTGGGCGAATGCCAGCCCGGAAGTGCGTTCGGACCTGCTGGACAAGGTCGGCACGCTCATCATGGCGCGTGCGGACGATCTCGGCCGCCTGCTGTCGCGTGAGGAAGGAAAGACGCTGCCCGAGGGCAAGGGCGAAGTCATGCGCGCCGCGCGCATCTTCAAGTTCTTCGCGGGTGAGGCGTTGCGCCGCCACGGTGTCACGGTGGATTCCACACGCCCCGGCGTCGCGGTGGAAACCTATCGCGAACCGCTCGGCGTGTTCGGGCTGATAACGCCGTGGAACTTCCCGATCGCAATTCCGGCGTGGAAAGCGGCGCCGGCTCTGGCCTTCGGCAACACCGTGGTGATGAAGCCCGCCTCGCTCACGCCGGCCACCGCGCACGCACTCACGGAGATCATCCACGAGGCGGGTTTCCCGAAAGGCGTGTTCAATCTCATCCTCGGCGGTGGCTCGATGGGCGGCGCGCTCGTCGAACATCCGGATGTCGCCGGCGTTTCGTTCACGGGTGGCCAGGGCACCGGTGCAACCGTGGCGAAGGGCGCGATGTCGCACAACGCGCGCGTGCAGCTCGAGATGGGCGGCAAGAACCCGCTGGTGGTGCTCGACGACTGCGATCTCGATCGCGCCGTGCAATGCGCGCTCGACGGCGGCTTCTTCGCCACCGGCCAGCGCTGCACGGCGTCGAGCCGCATCATCGTCACGCAGAACATCCACGACAAATTCGTGGAAGCGCTGGCGGCACGCGTGAAGGCGCTGAAAGTCGGCAATGCGCTCGCCGCCGACACGCAGATGGGCCCGCTCGCGAGTGACGCGCAGCTCGCGACCACACTCTCTTATATCGATATCGCGACCAAGGAAGGCGGCCGCAAGGTCGTCGGTGGCGAGGCGCTGAAACTCGACCAGCCCGGCTACTACGTTTCGCCGGCGCTGATCGTCGACACGCAGCTCGACATGCGCATCAATTGCGAAGAAGTCTTCGGCCCGGTCGCCTCGACCCTGCGGGTCAAGGATTACGACGAGGCACTCGCCGCGGCCAATGCCGGCGAATTCGGCCTCTCGGCCGGCATCATGACCAGCTCGCTCAAGTACGCGCGCCACTTCGTGCGCAACGTGCGCGCGGGCATGACCATGACCAACCTGCCGACGGCGGGTGTCGACTATCACGTGCCGTTCGGCGGCACGCGCAAATCGAGCTTCGGTCCGCGCGAGCAGGGGTTCGCCGCCGTCGAGTTCTACACCCAAGTCAAGACCAGCTACACCTGGGCCTAG
- a CDS encoding fumarylacetoacetate hydrolase family protein, with protein sequence MNEYLPSDWRQAVLVGRMLTREGPTPIVVFEGRVRDVSKHAATVSQLLNGWNGTIPDGADLGPLESFAFTCEFSGKKEIRLLSPFDLQCIKASGVTFAISAMERVIEERCRGDASQADALRSSLRERIGADIRAVKPGSEQAQKLKAALIADGLWSQYLEVAIGPDAEIFTKAPTLSSMGWGDWIGVRSDSAWNNPEPEIVLAVDSAGRILGASLGNDVNLRDIEGRSALLLGKAKDNNASCAIGPFIRLFDGRFTLDDVRQCTVRLEIRGDEGFQLEGASSMSQISRDPTELVGQTIGKHHCYPDGFALFLGTMFAPIVDRGSAGQGFTHKSGDVVRVSTEKLGVLENRVTTCDQAPPWSMGIAELMRNLARRGLLNN encoded by the coding sequence ATGAATGAATATCTTCCCTCTGACTGGCGGCAGGCGGTACTCGTCGGCCGCATGTTGACGCGCGAAGGCCCGACTCCGATCGTGGTGTTCGAAGGCCGCGTACGCGACGTCTCGAAACACGCCGCCACCGTGTCGCAGCTGCTCAACGGCTGGAACGGCACGATTCCGGACGGCGCGGATCTCGGGCCGCTGGAATCGTTCGCCTTCACCTGCGAGTTCTCGGGCAAGAAAGAGATCCGGCTGCTCTCGCCGTTCGATCTGCAATGCATCAAGGCGAGCGGCGTGACCTTCGCGATTTCCGCGATGGAACGCGTGATCGAAGAGCGCTGCCGCGGCGACGCGAGCCAGGCCGACGCGTTGCGCAGCAGCCTGCGCGAGCGCATCGGCGCGGATATCCGCGCGGTCAAGCCCGGTTCCGAGCAGGCGCAGAAGCTCAAGGCCGCGCTGATCGCCGACGGTTTGTGGTCGCAGTACCTCGAGGTCGCGATCGGCCCCGACGCCGAGATCTTCACCAAGGCGCCGACGCTGTCGTCGATGGGCTGGGGCGACTGGATAGGTGTGCGCTCGGACTCGGCCTGGAACAATCCCGAGCCCGAGATCGTGCTCGCGGTAGATAGCGCCGGCCGCATCCTCGGCGCCTCGCTCGGCAACGACGTGAACCTGCGCGACATCGAGGGCCGCAGCGCGCTGTTGTTGGGCAAGGCCAAGGACAACAACGCCTCGTGTGCCATCGGTCCGTTCATCCGGCTGTTCGACGGCAGGTTCACTCTGGACGACGTGCGCCAGTGCACCGTGCGCCTCGAGATCAGGGGCGACGAAGGTTTTCAGCTCGAAGGTGCGAGTTCGATGTCGCAGATCAGCCGCGACCCGACCGAACTCGTCGGCCAGACCATCGGCAAACACCATTGTTATCCGGATGGCTTCGCATTGTTCCTGGGGACGATGTTCGCGCCGATCGTGGATCGCGGCAGCGCCGGCCAGGGCTTCACGCACAAGAGCGGTGATGTCGTCCGCGTCTCCACGGAAAAACTCGGTGTGCTGGAAAACAGGGTGACCACGTGTGATCAGGCCCCACCGTGGTCGATGGGTATTGCCGAACTCATGCGCAACCTCGCGCGCCGCGGCCTGCTGAACAACTGA
- the xylE gene encoding D-xylose transporter XylE: MSQASGTTPGASTHTGLLITLTIIAALGGLLFGYDTAVISGATDSIKANFVAPLGLAESARISLEGWTISCALAGCIIGGALGGVIASWLGRRGGLIVAGALFFMSSLGSAWPESAIGTVGSLLTPLIDLIAMLLNPFGAELPNYTFGEVITNFTGHRIFGGIGIGLASMLAPMYIAEIAPPSKRGALVTYQQIAIVSGISLVYFVNWGIASLGDATWLHDKGWRWMLASCAIPAGLFVLLLLFVPETPRGLMLKGKNAKALEVLNKLASPEEAKIVLAEIDASLKETSGKLFAYGGLLVFVGIMLSLFQQFVGINAVLYYGPQMFKNMGFEANASLMQTVIMGIVMVVFTLVATATVDKWGRKPLLILGALIMAVSMIALGFLFYSGHVGLAALIVVCIYIAGFSLSWGPVVWVLLAEIFPNNIRNKAMALAVAAQWLANLFVSWTFNILDSHSGLTATFNHGFAYWLYGGASLVAAAFVWKFVPETKGRTLETMQHLWKKAPASAG; the protein is encoded by the coding sequence GTGTCTCAAGCCTCAGGTACGACCCCGGGTGCAAGCACCCACACGGGTCTTCTCATCACCCTCACGATCATCGCTGCACTGGGCGGCCTCCTCTTCGGATACGACACCGCCGTGATCTCCGGCGCGACGGATTCGATCAAGGCGAATTTCGTCGCTCCGCTCGGTCTCGCCGAGAGCGCGCGCATCAGCCTCGAAGGCTGGACCATCTCCTGCGCGCTCGCGGGCTGCATCATCGGCGGCGCGCTCGGTGGCGTCATCGCCAGCTGGCTCGGCCGCCGCGGCGGCCTCATCGTCGCCGGCGCATTGTTCTTCATGTCGTCGCTGGGTTCGGCCTGGCCGGAGTCGGCCATCGGTACGGTCGGTTCCCTGCTGACGCCGCTCATCGACCTCATCGCGATGCTCCTCAACCCCTTCGGCGCCGAGCTGCCTAACTACACCTTCGGTGAGGTGATCACCAACTTCACCGGCCACCGCATCTTCGGCGGCATCGGCATTGGCCTGGCGTCGATGCTCGCGCCGATGTACATCGCGGAGATCGCCCCGCCGTCCAAGCGCGGCGCGCTCGTCACCTACCAGCAGATCGCGATCGTCAGCGGCATCTCGCTGGTGTACTTCGTGAACTGGGGCATCGCCTCGCTCGGCGACGCGACCTGGCTGCATGACAAGGGCTGGCGCTGGATGCTGGCCTCGTGCGCGATCCCGGCCGGCCTGTTCGTGCTGCTGCTGCTGTTCGTTCCGGAGACGCCGCGCGGCCTCATGCTCAAGGGCAAGAACGCGAAGGCGCTCGAGGTGCTGAACAAACTCGCGAGCCCCGAAGAAGCCAAGATCGTGCTCGCCGAGATCGACGCCTCGCTCAAGGAAACCAGCGGCAAGTTGTTCGCGTACGGCGGGTTGCTCGTGTTCGTCGGCATCATGTTGTCGCTGTTCCAGCAGTTCGTCGGCATCAACGCGGTGCTCTACTACGGCCCGCAGATGTTCAAGAACATGGGCTTCGAGGCGAACGCATCGCTCATGCAGACCGTCATCATGGGCATCGTCATGGTGGTGTTCACGCTGGTCGCGACCGCCACCGTCGACAAGTGGGGCCGCAAGCCACTCTTGATCCTCGGCGCGTTGATCATGGCGGTGTCGATGATCGCGCTCGGCTTCCTGTTCTACTCGGGCCACGTCGGCCTCGCCGCGCTGATCGTGGTCTGCATCTACATCGCGGGCTTCTCGTTGTCGTGGGGTCCGGTCGTCTGGGTGCTGCTCGCGGAGATCTTCCCGAACAACATCCGCAACAAGGCCATGGCGCTGGCGGTTGCCGCGCAGTGGCTGGCGAACCTGTTCGTGTCGTGGACGTTCAACATTCTCGACAGCCACTCGGGCCTGACCGCGACGTTCAACCACGGTTTTGCCTACTGGTTGTATGGCGGCGCGAGCCTGGTGGCCGCGGCGTTCGTCTGGAAGTTCGTGCCGGAGACCAAGGGCCGCACGCTCGAGACCATGCAGCATTTGTGGAAAAAGGCGCCCGCTTCGGCTGGCTAA
- a CDS encoding LacI family DNA-binding transcriptional regulator, protein MSESGDRTNDGPPRLAERTGRRKGGAVTIHEVARHAGVSPMTVSRVINGESNVRDSTRETVMAAVRELNYRPNPAARVLAGARDTRIALIYSNPSASYLSEMLVGALDGSHRTAAQLVLDRWDNLKPAQEKAAAQRLSEGIAGVILPPPLCESKAIAAAFAAEGVPAVALATGKAREDVSCVRIDDFNAAREMTAHLIAHGHTRIAFIVGQPAQTASGQRQAGFEAAMEEAGYEVDPTLVVQGFFSYKSGLEAAEKLLARKRMPTAIFASNDDMAAAAISVAHRRGLDVPRDLSVVGFDDTPIATTVWPEMTTIRQPIAAMAEAAINLLLHKIRRPKDRHINVAVDHLVPYVLVKRDSVAPPRKP, encoded by the coding sequence TTGAGCGAATCAGGTGATCGCACCAACGACGGCCCACCGCGTCTTGCAGAAAGGACCGGCCGTCGCAAGGGCGGCGCAGTCACCATTCACGAAGTTGCACGTCACGCTGGCGTTTCGCCGATGACGGTGTCGCGCGTCATCAATGGCGAAAGCAACGTGCGCGATTCGACCCGCGAGACCGTGATGGCCGCGGTCCGCGAGCTCAACTACCGGCCGAATCCGGCGGCGCGCGTACTCGCCGGTGCGCGCGATACACGTATCGCGTTGATCTATTCCAATCCCAGCGCCTCCTATCTGAGCGAAATGCTGGTCGGCGCGCTCGATGGCTCCCATCGCACGGCGGCCCAGCTGGTGCTCGATCGCTGGGACAATCTCAAACCCGCGCAGGAAAAGGCCGCGGCGCAGCGCCTTTCCGAGGGCATCGCCGGCGTGATCCTGCCGCCGCCGCTGTGTGAATCGAAGGCGATCGCCGCCGCGTTCGCCGCCGAAGGCGTGCCCGCGGTCGCCCTAGCTACCGGCAAGGCGCGCGAAGACGTTTCCTGCGTGCGCATCGACGACTTCAATGCCGCACGCGAAATGACGGCGCACCTGATCGCGCATGGCCACACGCGCATCGCCTTCATCGTCGGGCAACCTGCCCAGACCGCGAGCGGACAACGGCAGGCCGGTTTCGAGGCCGCCATGGAGGAAGCCGGTTACGAAGTCGATCCCACGCTCGTCGTGCAGGGTTTCTTCTCGTACAAGTCCGGTCTCGAGGCGGCGGAGAAGCTGCTGGCGCGCAAGCGTATGCCGACCGCCATCTTCGCCAGCAACGATGACATGGCCGCCGCCGCCATCTCGGTTGCGCACCGGCGCGGCCTCGACGTCCCGCGCGATCTGTCGGTGGTCGGTTTCGACGACACGCCGATCGCGACCACGGTCTGGCCCGAAATGACGACGATCCGCCAGCCCATCGCGGCCATGGCCGAGGCGGCGATCAACCTGCTGCTGCACAAGATCCGGCGGCCGAAAGACCGCCACATCAACGTGGCGGTCGATCACCTCGTGCCCTATGTTCTGGTGAAGAGAGACTCTGTCGCACCGCCGCGAAAACCCTGA